DNA sequence from the Poecile atricapillus isolate bPoeAtr1 chromosome 4, bPoeAtr1.hap1, whole genome shotgun sequence genome:
AAAGagaacaaatttaatttttcttcctaaatgcAAATTTCTCATGTGCTTGAAAATCAAAAAAACACATCTCAAATTTATATTTGTTTGGGCTTCTGTATGTTGCAGcagctttgatttattttaaaagtcaaaGCTGTATAAATGTGTTGTTTAGAGTTTGAATGGAAAGTATTTTAGACAGAAAAAGAGTTTGAAAAAACATAACATCAGATGCTGTCTATAGCTAAGCCATGTGAATATCTAATATATGCCATATTCCTTCAATAAATGCAAACAGAGCCTCAGActttaataaaagcaaacatGAGCTGCATTTGAGTGACACTTTACATGGATACAGGTACACTCATTTTCCCAACACGAACAGAAAAATTTTCGTTCTGCCACATCTGTGTACACTGAAGTTACCAAACTTTCAGAAATGGCCATTCAGAACAATTCCAGTGTCTTTCAGGACAGAACAGTGAATGTTTGCAGGGGATGGGCTGCAGGCTCACCTCTTCCTTCAGTGCTGTGTACAGTGCATACAGTTAAGAGTTAAGGCAACACCACGTGGCCAAAGTTCAAAGGGCATGCAGCAGTGGAATCACAATAGCTTGGGAATCACTTTGCAGCTATAAACATGATCATGCTCATGTAATTTGGCTTGAGATTCTGAGCCTAAGTCTTCTGAAGTGCTTGATCAAGTAGCTTTTTCCACATCACATCGCTTAGTGACACCTGGATCAATGAAgtatcattattttaaaatgtgtgtggAGACACCGAGTACATTGAAGAAAACACTGCCCAAAACTTtgttttttgaagttttttgaGGACAACGAAgataatttttgtaattttttttaagagtacTATTACACCTGATTAAgactctttttctccttttaagacAGAAAATTGTTTACCTTCATGTAAAGTCTACATtgctaaaatgcaaaaaattacTTCTCAGCCACTTTAGAGCTAGACCCAAActggaaaagagacagaagaaatGTCTGTATTCATTAGTTGTTTTGTGGTTGCCTCTGAGGGAATTCACACGTGGCATGTTGTGACTGCTGTTTTCAGTTCCACTCTGTGTTAGTAACATAATGTACAGCATGAGTTGGGTGTTAATCCTCTAACACTGTTCAAAATACTGTTGTGAAGATCGGATGCTGTTATCTGCATGTCGTTagggttttgttttcccctgGACTTGTCTTATGGAAACTTGAACTGTATCATCCTGTTTCTAATTTATCTTCTTGGCTGCGACACTGGCCTTGAAGTTTTCTAAACCCTTGCTAATAGATGTACTCAtctattccagaaaaaaaacatcttctgtcTGCCTGAAGGCTTTGTTCTGTATCAGGTAACTGGAAATTAAGagaaatgcagaataaaaattCATACTCTCTTTCTTATTAGTGCAAAATCGAAACTATCACTAATGTTAAACTAAGTCAGAAGAGAATTAAGCCTTGCTCTGCATTTGTGGTttgaggagaaaatattttctaacacGAAAAGTTCTAATTTCAAAATTCACTGAATTCTTCTTTTAAAGTGTGTAACCTTTGAGGAGTGTTTCTTAGAAGACTAAATTTTGCTGTCTCCAGATCACTTAAAAGAGTCCAGAGACAATTGTCCTTTATAGTTGGTTTTACAAATTACATTTAAAgttttcgttttttttttttttttccctgtaatacAGGAGCAGATACCTGTGCCTTGAACAAAGCTTGCCACTGTACCATATACTCTTAATTTGTGTTTGAGATTAATTGACCACTGCAGAATGCATCCTTGGACTTTCTGCAATACATGAAACAACACTGGGTGAGGAGTAGTTATCCTGAGCAAGGCAGGTGATACTGTAAACCTGTCTGGAACATGGCAACAAtactgctggctcctggcttTGGCTGTGTATGCTACATAAATGCAATGCATTTACACTTGATTAAAGGTAACATAATAAAAATGTACTTCTGCATGAATTTCTGTTTGTGGAGCAGAGCTATAAACACTTGAAATAGCAGTAATAGCTACATCTTTTTCTACCCATCATTTATGTAGCCCTTGTATGGACTGTCCTTCTCACATCTAAAATAAACATAACACTCCCTACGTGCcaaacagaaagcagcagcataGGCAAAGTGCATGGCTGTGAGTGGTCATTCCTGAATTAAATTCTTGTCTGCAATAGGCTTTCTACATAAAAACTTAGATTAGTTCTGTTTTACAGATTAAGAATACCTTCCCACCTCACCTCAAGGTATGGTAGGGAAAAAGAATACACTTGTTACCATGATGTATCCAGGTGCTACTGATAGCTGAATATTATGTAAACATACATAATCAGAAACAGCTCTTCAACTTCATTTATGTCAACTTAAGAGAAGCACTGCTCCGTGAGTTGTCTGAACAAAAACTAGGCAAATCCTCATTCAATTCCTGCACATGGAACAGCAGTTCTATTGCTAATCTCCACACTTCAGAAAATGTCAAGACGCAACCTAACTAATTTTTGAAGTATTTCCACAAATTTAGAGCTGTTTAAAATTTAGCTACATGATAGATTTAGAAAGTAATTCAGTATCTGACTCTGAAGAGCAGCTCTCCAATCCTGCAGTCACTGCTCTAATCTTGCACTGTCAGTTTTTAACAGCTTTAGCAACAAGTCATCTGGTATAAATTTGCCAAGGCATTTCCATCACTGACACTTCTCAACCGAGGAAACCAGCTGAAAGCAGCAACATGTTACTCACTCCTACCACTTTCCCTGttcagtttttttcttgcttACTGCGCTGAATAGGTGATTGTAGTTGCCCAGTTTCCCAAAAAATGGTATCTGCAGAAGAGGTTATGCATGTAAATATGGTAAACCTCTCTGTACACTGCATGATTTGCCCTGGCTACCCCAGTATGGCATCAGGATTCATCTAAAACCTGTAATCCTTAAAATTGAGTGAATAGCAGATTGGCAACATGCTGATTCAAGTTAATAAATATAGTATAAAATACCAGCTTAGATATTTTACAAGTGTTCTATTATCTCCTAGAATAAACTTTATTGTTCAGACCAATGTTCCTCTAACTTAAGTATCTGAGGTAGTCAGCATtgtaaaaaaaatgcaaacgAAAGTCAAACACTAATTTAAGagataaaaggagaaattttagttaaaatactttacaataaaataattatgatTATAAATCTCTTTAGTTAAATATATACACATTACATGGTATTCTAAAAAGAATGAGCTTATTAAAGTTTCAAGCAGATCTAATGCACAGATTCACCACTTTTTCAGCTTAGACTGTAATGTCAGTTTAACATTCATAAATGGCTGTGTCAGACTAATGGCATTGTTTTGTgcagagctaaaaaaaaaaatcatgaaaaaaaaaatcctcctgttCCCACAGTAAACAGATAGAAAAGGTCGtttacacatacacacacttACACACACAACTTTGATTGCATACAGAGGTTAGAATGACCAGCACTAAAATAACCCCCATCTCTACAAAATAATCAATATCTTGAATTGATGTAGTTTTTGAAAATTACAAATTTTAAGTGCTAGCAAATTGTGCTTTTAGGCAGCCACGTGGCCAATAAGGTAGATGTTGTCATAAAGGTGCCCTACAAAATCTTCACTAATATTCTGTGCAGCTCTTCGCGTATTTCGGATGAATTCCCTCTTTGACATTTTGTTCTTCACGTGAGGGCTTGTTAGATCAATCGAAAGTAGAATCAAAGAGTAACACAGTACATAAACTGCATCTAGACAAGAGAGAACAAAtaaacaaagttttaaaaaaaaacctgtaatcattaaaagtatttttccctAAGAACAGTATGGTCTTTATCATCTAGgctcatatttttttttatctatatatacatatatatgcacacatatacatacaACTATTCAGAAGGGTATCTCAGTGAAATAAGTTAAGTACAGCAACTTTAAAAGTAATAATGTCAGCACACTGACAAATGAGAATTCACAAATCTCTTAATATTTCTACATAATCCAAAAGCCACTCAGGGCtttaaacattttcattaaacaGATTCTTGAAGTTTGTGTAAACTAAAACAAACATCCTGCAAAAGCTTGTCTTTTAAATACGTAAGCAGTTGCACTGCTGAGAACTGCCCTCCCCAACCAATCAGAAATGCTTGTTAACTTGAATGTGGCTCATTATCCCCTTTCATTTCTGTGAGACTATTCACAAGGTAAAATACTAAGTGTGTAAGATTCTGCAAAAGgaacttcagaaaagaaaaaagcacaaagtacagacaaaaataaaagaaagataaCATGGAAATAAACCCAACTAATCAGCTAAAAAGAGAATCTGTAcgtttggttttcttttggttttttttcaatgcaAGTGGAATGATAAGTCTATACTGAACCATTTTGTACTTTCAGAAATACTTGTTTAGGTGCTGATTTTAAAACTATCAGAAAGAGTAGCATCATCCAGAAGCATAAAGACTGATCCACTGCTCATTTTTGCTTACCAGGGCTAAGGCCAAGCTCTCTCATCAAGTCAGGATTACAAGCACAGAATCTGTGAGAGAACTTTGTTATGAGAGTTTCAAGGTACTCCCCACGCTCCTCAGGAGCGTGAATGTGTCTGAAGAACTCTCTCAGTGCATTTGGCAAGAACTGATTTCTGAAGTTGTGCAGCGTCACAAGGTCATCCAAAACATCTCTCCTGGCAGAACAAAAACCCGTATTATtagaaaagtttattttaactgcttaaatatgaaaatgtgtagattttgaaataaaaattagagCTTTAGAATAACATGAGCTTTTGATTTTGCTAAAAGGCAAAATTATCACAAACAGCACAAAGATAATATGAACACATGTTCTTTGCCTATTTGTAGCCAAATACTATAAAAACATACATGAATCAGAACTCAAAGTTTATATGTCCATTCAATAAAGGTCTACATAGAGGCTttgcttcctttaaaatttgacaaaaccattaaaaaagACAGCAAAGAGAACAGATACAAGTATGTCACACATTTTGATGTCTAAGTAGCTGTTGCAGGAGTGTCTTGTAAAAACCAGGCTTCAGCTAGGCAAAATTTGCCCATGGAAGTCCATCAGGGTGTGCTGTTCTCAAGTGTTTTGCACTGAACACATACACAAATGAAATGTTCAGACCACATCTATATTGCCAGATGTGCAAAAGACAGTTGAAAAAAATTTGGAGGCAAATTTGAAGTGAAcctaagaatatttttttacctGATTTTTCCGTTGTTTGTGAGtttcaacatttaaaaaatcagtttttacaTTTAGTGCCTGATTATACTCTGTTTATGAATCGAAGATAAATGGCAGTAGGAGTCACTAATGCAATCTCATCCGTCAGatggtttttgtatttttattattgccTAAAAAATTGATAAATCTCAGGTTTTACAGCACAGGACTGACAGTGGTAATAACACTACAGACTCCTTTTATTCCTTTAGTAGTACAGACTGAAGAAGATGAGAAGCAGGAGAGGATTCCTGCTAGAAGTGCTGTTTGCCGTCTGTTCTTCCTATTCAGGTGCAGTTActgttctccttctccttcatgCTACTGCCCTACGCCAACCTGATGGCATGAGAAAGCACTGCGGATATAGAACAGCACGCTACAGCAGGGAGAGTGCtcccttctgcagctcctgatgTCTCCAAGAGGATGGTCCTTTCCATCTCTTGAGGTCTGTGCAACCTTCAATCAATCAGCCAATCCAATCAGACAACCAAGTAATTAGATGATTCAACATTAGTTAAAAAGCTATCATCCCTTAGTAAAGTGAAAACTACTTTTTCTGAATAACACccataagggaaaaaaaaacatcaagtcaaaaaaagcagcaaaatatcTATGTAATATTTTGTGAGGatgttaatatttattatttataggTGGCATTTTTGAGAATTCATATTAAGTGTTACAGTCACATAAATATTCAAACTGAGTAACTGTTCAGATTTAGCAGAAACATTACCTAGCTgcattttcttgcctttttaCATCCTTGAAGTGGCCTATCTCTACATTCAAAGTATTGTTAAATGGGGCTGTACATtgaaaattaatagaaaagGTCTTAAGAGAAGTTTGAATTACCTTTCGTCAAGATAGATTCTCAGCTTCTTCCAATTCAGTGTTCTTGTGCAAAAGATAAACTTAGCTATTTCTTTCGGTGAATCATCTAGTATGCCTTTGGACATAAAGTAGTTGACTCCCTGAGATAAAATACATGTACATATAAATATGTTTAATCCTCATAATGTATTTAGGAACAAGTATTGTACTTCACAATGTAGGAATGAAATCCTACAAATTaactggtttgtttttcagaatgaTTCCTCCTTCTCTAAATCACATTTCAACATGCAGAATACACTCTAAAATTATAAATCAAATGCAAAGAAACAATTTATTGTTATGGTTGAGATTTTACATACAGTCAtagtagaaaattttaaattatgaacCCCATAATAAGCATGATGGTTCTTTGGTAATTTCTTTACAGTGTATATtggtattttgctttttatactTTTGtaacagtatttaaaatgttgCAGGGACCATAACTAgtaatttcataatttttgcAAATAAGAAAATCTTAGCCATAATGTGCTTAGTCTTTAACATCTATCATTGAAACAGTAATGTTTTCACATGTATACAATGTATCACATTCAAATAGATGCATTAAATGCATTTGTTTAAATGTGTAATAATGCAAATAAACACAAGCACGCTGATTTCAAAGCATAGGTAAGTATCaacatatataaatatgcatACACATAAATAAGAACACTATGCCTAAcataaaaatagtttaaaaacacagaattgcatataatttatattcatattaTGATTTCCAGAGTATTACACTTGGACCAAACACACATCTCTTACAGAATAAACatgataaatttaaaatatttcagtgataTTCTGGATTCTCTCTGGTCATTGAAATAgctcaaaaaataaaactatttgcCTTACAATCTCAGAAATCAAAACCCAACTaatggatttaaaaaatgttcaCACTTTTCAACAGTGAAAATCTAAACCTGAGTGTAACTAACCAAGTTCTTCCGATTATGtttggcaggagcagggagcaatTCTCATTTGTTACAAAGAAGTGTTACAATACTTAAGTACAATGTATCTTGACTACACCAAAAGTTGAAATGTAAAATAAGCAGTATAGTGCATTTCTGCACAGAATAATGTACTGAGGCCACAACTTAAATCACctttaaaatacttctgaaatattttttcaatatctTTTGATATCAAACTTCACAATATTTTGTAAGTCTGCCCTTTTAGTTTAAATTACAGCGACAAAGATGTAGGATCAACCTGTCATTCAGTGTATAAATATAAGTTCCTAGTgctcttgaattttgtgtgaaaaaaataaaagagtgcAGGTTTGGAACATTTTGTGAACTGACTTAGTACAGCAAAATTGTAGTTGCATCAAGCAGGAAAATAGTTAGAATATATGTTTAAGAACACAATTTAACGGCCAAGAAACACCTGTAGCATTAACTAGCAATTTTTACCAGTCCATAGTTTTTGCTCAGTTATTTATAGAAAAATTCAtaaattttatagaaaaatatatagCACTTAATCAagatacatttattttgttaaaatagtggtttattaaaataaaaatataaaggtTTTTAGAtaggtaaaacaaaacaaaaaaatctagtAGCATTATGCCCTAATTCTAAGAAAAATCGGTATTTAGGATGACAATGAAGTCTACCAGCTTGCATTTCAATTCAAATTAGATCATATTTAAGCTCATAATATGTCCATTATATGGATGAACAACATAATGTTAAGTACTTTCTTGAACCAGAGctaaataagaaattaaaaatgggaGATAACAAGGATTTTGGTAATTTATGTAAGATGAGCAGCAGAGTATCTCCTTTACATACATCCTGAGTTAATGAGATTTATGTGTTTGCTTCAGTAAGAAGTCTTAGCTTAAGGTAATACAAACTGAAGCCTGGCCTGAAGAGGAAGTCTTGTGTAGCATTCCTGCTGCAATTAACAAACACTTCTGCAACATATCCAGAAAATACCTGGCATAGTATAGAAGAGGCAGGATGAAAATAACACTTCTTTAAGATAGGCAGGGGGCTTGTTTCTCTGTGACAGTAAATGCTGCAGTTTCTTTCTCATGCACTAGCTCACAACTCAATGTAGGATCTCCATCTGATAAGCTACAGTCTTGCATTATTATTCTCTAGCTCTAATTACTTTTTCCCCCACCACACATAATCCTTGACAATATAGGTCCCTATGAATGCATTTTCCTCAAATCCTTCACAAGTAAACAGgctataaattaaatataattcaCCACATGCTGTTGTTTTtagttgctttttatttcatccTAAGCTATCAAAACCAGTTTACAACAGTAGAAGCCTGATTTCTCTTTTAAGTTCTTAAATATTTGGTCACAGcaaatgaaatttatttacAAGATTTACAGCACGTCACTGAATCTGCTTTTCATAACACTGTAAATACTACCTCTCAGAACCCTTGCTTCAAATAAATCACTTTTGGTAGCTAAAATGGCTGCTTGTGGCATATATACTAGCTGAAATAAGTAGCCCTACACACTACTAAAACCTATGTTAAGATTATTTATCAGTCAGCTGGTGATTCTCTGAGGAAATATTTGACTGCAGTCAGGTAGGCTGTTCTGTGCCATGATCTACCAGCTCTGAAGGGGTCTTTTTAACACTTGAGAAACACTGCAGAATGAGCACATACAGTAGTTTTAAAATCCTGATTCAGAGCACTGTAATGTTCTTTGCATTAGAGAATTAGAAAAGATGCCTTAAGAATACTTGCCTACCCTGTTCTGTGTGGCTCTATGTTACCTCTGAATTTAAGACAGctcagaataaaatattaatgtatgGAAGtgttaatttaaattatatatgCAAATAACAATTGTAAGTATAGACTAATAGTAACAACAAAAGTCATTTGTTATATTTTTGTATGTTATTTTCTACagttgcttctttttttttttccaggcacaCAACGCTTGTTTCATCAGCCTGTTCTGTTACAGCACTGATGCTCCTTGCTTGTTTTATACCTGTTTCCAATAGCCTTTGGATTTGTTTATATCCATACAAGATATCTAAAATGGAaaagttttccttttcactgtTAGTTCCATTTCTGCATTGATTATCTTCTTTCCTAAGTGTAGTTTCAGAGCACTTCAGTACAGCAGTTAATATTCAAACTTTTGTACTTGTCTTTGACATCTTTGTTCAGACATGCATACAAAACAACCAGACACATCCTAAGTTAATGGTACAGGAATTTTGAGATCAGTATCTAGTACAGCAGGGTCTCAATTTCTGTTGGTGATTCTAGGTAACACTAACATTATTGGTAAATAATTAGATGTGTATGGCATTATTGTTCCCATTTTTCTAGGGAAGTACACTATCTTAATATATCTAATGGTGCATCTTCTGGAACAATGCAGAGTATTGATGAGATATTATATAATCCAAATTTTTATGATCGTTTTACTAAGTATCAAGTAATTTGGTGATAAATGTGGACACAATATGTAACATACATTTCAAACAGTCTCTTTCACTGTAAGTCTAAAATACAGTCTCAGTGATACAAACTTATAATGGCAGAAATCACAAATAGaatgtggaaatatttttcattttacacaGAATCCATAATGAATAATTTACAAGATTAAAACTCTCTGgttttaatgtaaaattatcAAAAGGTTTCAGCTCAATGTTCCTTTCCAACTTTTTGATGAATCACACAAAAGAATTTCCTCTACAACATACACATACTATTCTCCAGCCTGATCAATCAATGCATCTCAAAATCAGTTTGCTTAGTAGATCACTATGAAATTGGATAAGTTTCAAAGAACTTTGCTTAGAAATACAGCACAGTAATCATTCCATCATCTACAGACTGTCTATAATTAAATAAAGTCAGGTAGGATAGCTTTATAGAAGTAGCTAACAATTTATTATCaggaaaaggtcagaaaaagCTGGTGTCCCTGCCAAAAACTAAGGGCAGCTTGTAGAATGAGACAATCAGACGAGTGAAAAGACAGGCTCAGTATAAGGACTGTCTTACTGTACTTCATTATTATGCTATGTAAAGGAAATCCTAACTTCATTGAAGACAGTTTTGCTACAGTACAGATTCCAGAAGgtccataaaaataaatactatcAAATAGATCAGTTAGAACCAGTAAggatgaaacaaaaaaacccaaatcttcTTTCCTGACCAAAAGATTCTTGTTTGTACCTTCAGTTTCAATTTTAGCTACATAGCATTGATCCAGGTAATAAActtgaaaaagtattttgtagAAAGTTAGAAACTGGATACAAAACAATGGGAAATAATTCTGGTTGCCTACAAATTCTGAGTCATAAGCACACAAGATGAAATGCGTGCTGCCTGAGAAACATTTAATATATACCATAcactctttaaaataaaatacagcagaaacCAGGTAGGCAGATTAAACAACATACTTATATTCAAGTGCTAATGCTAGCAATAAAGCACCCCTCTCTCTAAAGAGACAAGAAAAACCAGGTTCCAAAATCTTGGCTACAATGGTAGTGCCATATGAAAAAACTCAACAAAACCAATCAaccaaattaagaaaaaaatagaaaagaaaaagaaaaaataaataaaggagaaaaaaaaaaaaaaagaccaccaaaccaaaaaatccaacccaaacatgcactgaaggtttttttcaaattccatGTCGTGTTTAGGCACATCCTTTCAGCAGAATGTGAGCACCTGCTATGAATTATGCAAGCTCATGCACACAATCAACACGTTATATTACAGCAGATATCACAACACCATGCACACAACAATGGCTAACCAGAGAATCCTACCACAAAGTGTGTAGATGCTCTTCCCTACCCCGTGAGCCACCGCTAGCTCTGGAGCTGTTGCTGTGGAGCCTGGTTACCCATTTTCATGACATGGGCGGTGTCCTTTGGAGAATCTTGCTCCTGTGGCTGTAAGTATTCCTATTTTTATAGTAATTTGATCAGGTCTGTTATCAAATGTAAAGCAGAGTTTGGCAGAAAATTCGGAGACGCAATTTGTAATAGTGGAATGTCATATCATATGTTTCAGTCACAGTGTCCTTATAATAATAACTCTGCCAATATCACAGTTGTAAACAGTAAAAGCAAGAGTATTTGTGAATTCTCCTGAAACGCAGGCCCTGAATGATTCCTACCAGGCTATGGCGCTCCACAGGGAGAGAGGAACAGAGCCCTTAGGAGATACCCTGAGGTTCTCATCTCTCATTGAAGCAAAGTGTTTGTATTTCTATTGTAAAATATAACcataatgaagaagaaagagtAGCATAATAAAGTTAGTACCTAATTCAAGTATGCTGTAAATTAGCTCTAATTTGCAGAtgttaatttcctttaaaaataatgaatctTCTATTAAGTGCCTTTTCTGAAGGCTCCAAATGCTTTAAACATACCAAGATTACTTTAAATAAGGTTGGAATATAATGGGACATTAAAATCTGAGATAGTTAAGtgaaaaattatgttaaaacaaattcaaatacaaagaaaaaattgGACAGACAATACTGCTAGCAATATACTTAATACTGAAAACATCTAAGTTACCTAAATATTGCATCTCACTTAAAAACTTTTACATTTATTACTACATTTATGAAAATTCTGCAGAAAAACAATATTAGTCACTCAAGTGGTCAGGTGCTGATGGCTTCATGCAGTGTATCAGAGTTCAAGGCAGAGTTTTAACagagaaattacaaaataatcTGTTCGTGACTGATAAAAGTAATGGTCTCTTAATCAAGCAGAATATGAGCTAAAGCAAGAACTTAAACAAAATCACTTTATTGTAGTGATTCATCGaactgctttatttattttacccCTTGGTAAAAACACAAGTTCACACTTTCTGTATCATATCACCAGAGTGAAATTTGCTTCTAGAAGTGTTTCGTTTCATATCTCAATCCTATTTCTACTTTGGATTTATTCAATTACCACTTCCATGTGTATGTGTAACTATATGCAGGAAGTTAACAGCATTTTTGTTCGGTACTGTGTACACTCTTTTCCTAGGAAACATGAAGCAGGAGCCTGGTTTTATACACAAAAGACTTTCTCTGTCACTTGGGCATTAACTGTCTATCTCCCAGGCAAAAGCTGTCTACTctcaaactgtttttttctttgaaacgTGACAGACTGAAAGCAGAAACTGACTTTTCCAGTTAGTTACATGAATTTATAGATGGAAACCTTTCAGTTTgacaagagattttttttttaagataaatttaTGTTGttctataaagaaaaattatgcaCAACAAACACccacagaaattaaatcaaaCACCTTCAGGATCGTTCAGCAGTGgatctttttcatattttaagatTTGCCCCTTCATAGTAGAAATAGGTAAAAATCCCCTACAAGAAAATGTGTTTGCCATAGAAGTGATCAGACTTTATACCTCATCCTGTTTTGCCTAAAGTGGAACCAAACTCACACTttgcattttaacatttttatttatgtaagCCCATTTTTATCCTCTTACAGTTCACCACTGTCTCTTCAGTTAGGATATCTTAGGCTTTGTTCCTAAGTTAGTATGTGGTTATGAATTCCTGGCATCCACAGAAGTGTACAGAGCACTTAACAGGCAAGTCATGTAAATGATGTACACACGTACAATATTCAAAAAAAGACCAGAATATGGCTGTAGCTCAGTATTAATCATCCCTATAGTAAAACAAACACCTATTAgaactttgtttttatttgctatgattataaaaaaccaaacacaattATTGTAACTGTTTATTACTGTCAGCAACAGTTCACTTACCTCATCAGGGTTGGCATTAAAGGTGAGACTGCCCTCATCTAGCTGCATATACaattttctaaaagaaaatccTAGAGGCGGATTCTTATTGTATATAGAACAGTGACCCCAAGTGGATTTGCACAACCTATGAAAATAGAATTAATCTATTATAAAAATTCCTTTCtgaatttaatgtattttacagAAGCAAAATGTAATCAACACTGCAAAGCTAAATACTTAAACTATAGAAAAAGTTAGAAGTAGGTTGCTGTAACagttattaaatattttgccacttttttcctaaaatcttcAATTATATgattaatgttttcttttcatagAGGTTTTTGGTGTATTTGAGTGCAACCTCAAAACATATCCCAGTAGGTGGTATTATAGTAAAAACCACATAGCAGAGACCTCTGGCACTCCTAGAACCTCGACATGGGAGACAAGTTATTCTCCTGCGGTACTATGATGgattaaaacattttgtttcttttcttgtgcCCCAGTTGTGCAGTGAATTGGACACCAtatctgc
Encoded proteins:
- the FBXO8 gene encoding F-box only protein 8; translated protein: MGQGLWRIARNQQLQQQGYSGQGYLTRDHGRRIPANNVSNTSHRKQAQGGIDIYHLLKTRKSKEQEGFINLEMLPPELSFTILSYLNATDLCLASCVWQDLANDELLWQGLCKSTWGHCSIYNKNPPLGFSFRKLYMQLDEGSLTFNANPDEGVNYFMSKGILDDSPKEIAKFIFCTRTLNWKKLRIYLDERRDVLDDLVTLHNFRNQFLPNALREFFRHIHAPEERGEYLETLITKFSHRFCACNPDLMRELGLSPDAVYVLCYSLILLSIDLTSPHVKNKMSKREFIRNTRRAAQNISEDFVGHLYDNIYLIGHVAA